The Edaphobacter sp. 12200R-103 genome contains a region encoding:
- a CDS encoding glycosyltransferase family protein, giving the protein MSGPRPVVLLYCEVNRGLGHWVRTATIAKSFSKRFRTVLVCTGDLHDDIVIPPEVEMVRFQRGAHYPHPGKKSGWGADLIEVLERVRPDVILIEYFPFGRTQSAVYLVPFLRAARNMMPPPLILSSIRDIQEQCLTDQEKFDRRVVQTVNRLMDGVLVHSDPQLIQLQETFALASELQKPIWHTGFVTTNAPLTFSPETHTEDTCLISVGGGGGGESVLRVAVRCAKLGLFPSDLTVHIAAGSLTPEEVWQELVQETAGLPKLKLTRWIANMKSEMKKACVSVSRCGYNTALDLIITGARALVIPFVEVEEDEQTYRARKMEALGLVRVLEESRLTPETLAAEVAAIRTFEPCQLNVDVDGASHTVDLVEAMIKQRRREPPHTTSLTSLSSVNDSFPQPSPVLSRNHSPQ; this is encoded by the coding sequence ATGAGTGGACCCCGTCCTGTGGTACTGCTTTACTGTGAGGTCAACCGGGGCCTTGGACATTGGGTGCGCACGGCCACGATTGCAAAAAGTTTTTCGAAGCGTTTCCGAACCGTGCTGGTATGCACCGGAGATCTACACGACGATATCGTAATTCCGCCGGAAGTAGAGATGGTTCGTTTCCAGCGGGGTGCTCACTATCCTCATCCCGGCAAGAAGTCCGGATGGGGAGCCGACCTCATCGAAGTCCTGGAACGCGTGCGCCCTGACGTCATTCTGATTGAGTATTTTCCTTTTGGACGAACTCAGTCTGCAGTATATTTAGTACCTTTTTTACGCGCTGCGCGAAACATGATGCCTCCACCACTCATCCTTTCGAGCATACGAGACATTCAGGAGCAGTGCCTTACGGATCAGGAGAAGTTCGACCGGCGCGTAGTTCAAACAGTAAACCGCCTGATGGACGGAGTTCTTGTACACTCCGATCCTCAATTGATCCAACTACAGGAAACGTTCGCACTCGCTTCGGAACTACAGAAGCCCATTTGGCATACCGGGTTTGTCACAACCAATGCTCCGCTCACTTTCAGCCCAGAGACACATACTGAAGATACGTGTCTGATCTCCGTGGGGGGAGGGGGGGGCGGTGAATCTGTACTGCGCGTGGCGGTTCGCTGTGCAAAGCTCGGGCTTTTCCCTTCAGATCTAACGGTACACATCGCTGCCGGATCCCTGACTCCCGAAGAAGTCTGGCAAGAACTGGTGCAGGAAACAGCCGGTCTGCCAAAGCTTAAGTTAACGCGCTGGATCGCGAATATGAAAAGTGAGATGAAGAAGGCCTGCGTCTCGGTTTCCCGCTGCGGGTACAACACAGCCCTCGACCTGATAATAACTGGCGCTCGTGCCCTGGTCATTCCTTTTGTCGAAGTAGAAGAAGACGAACAGACCTATCGTGCCCGAAAAATGGAAGCGCTGGGACTTGTTCGAGTGCTCGAAGAAAGCCGCTTAACACCAGAGACCCTGGCGGCAGAAGTCGCAGCCATTCGCACCTTCGAGCCATGCCAATTGAACGTCGACGTGGACGGAGCCAGTCACACCGTTGATCTGGTAGAAGCGATGATTAAGCAACGCAGGAGAGAGCCGCCACATACGACATCGTTGACCAGCCTATCCAGCGTTAATGACTCTTTTCCGCAGCCATCTCCTGTACTCTCCCGGAATCACTCTCCTCAGTAG
- a CDS encoding acyl carrier protein, with protein sequence MNENLTAAQIWTDIHDTLKQLLEEQGQELGEISRQSALSADLGLASIDMIHLLITLEDKLEMQLQFDELATGPEGQFREDLTLGDLNDFIETKLTSRMKSVKA encoded by the coding sequence TTGAACGAGAATTTGACCGCCGCCCAGATTTGGACGGATATTCACGACACGTTAAAGCAGCTTCTGGAAGAGCAAGGCCAGGAGCTGGGTGAGATTAGCCGGCAGAGTGCGCTGAGTGCGGACCTCGGCCTGGCATCCATCGACATGATTCATCTGCTCATCACGCTGGAAGATAAGCTGGAGATGCAGTTGCAGTTCGATGAATTGGCGACCGGACCAGAGGGCCAGTTTCGCGAGGATCTGACACTCGGAGACCTGAACGACTTTATCGAGACGAAGCTTACAAGCCGGATGAAATCCGTCAAAGCCTAG
- a CDS encoding FdtA/QdtA family cupin domain-containing protein, whose amino-acid sequence MSYLDNSRWIDFPPVVDARGSLTAIESCRSIPFQINRVYMVHDVVADRGGHAHRDTEQVVLALAGSFHLKLSTPTEHKIFELDRLGRGVHIQPMTYIELSNFSPGAVALVLASTLYRKERSLRSWEEYVACFDRG is encoded by the coding sequence ATGAGCTATTTGGACAATTCTCGCTGGATAGACTTTCCGCCTGTTGTCGATGCGCGAGGTTCTCTTACGGCGATTGAAAGCTGCCGCTCGATTCCCTTTCAAATAAATCGTGTTTACATGGTCCACGATGTTGTTGCAGACCGTGGCGGTCATGCGCACCGCGATACTGAACAAGTGGTCCTTGCTCTCGCTGGATCCTTTCATCTGAAGCTTTCCACGCCTACCGAACACAAGATATTTGAGCTTGACCGACTTGGCCGCGGTGTTCACATCCAGCCCATGACGTATATCGAGCTCAGTAACTTCAGCCCCGGCGCTGTCGCTTTGGTTTTAGCGAGCACGCTCTATCGCAAAGAGAGGTCTCTGCGCTCATGGGAGGAGTATGTTGCCTGCTTCGATCGGGGATAG
- a CDS encoding type I polyketide synthase, whose protein sequence is MESLATDIGLADVPHWYVIAQWRPEDALPTSLPQRKTWLEITAAADVQRLRASGIVPDGWLARGAESGGLCGAESTFVLAQTLAQQELPFLLQGGLGIRGCVASRVAGAAGAVLDDALLLLNESPVGTLYGPSLRRMSGEDTAVVGEELGLRVRIPNRPELQAGQALQESASQISIEERPDERATRWAAEVRSKIGWADAQNQAWPVGQAVGLAKIYETRYRTTGRLIQAAISATSDACLEAIASARALAPENALAKTHRTHYPVVQGPMTRVSDTQRFAAAVSDAGALPLVALAMLRGEEAEALLRSCAETLGDASWGAGILAFLPAELRKQQMDAIARIRPPFALLAGGFPEQVHSLDAQGTTTYLHAPSPALLSSFLIQGARRFVLEGAECGGHAGPLHSLPLWELAIETLLTQMPADAAESVHTLFAGGIHDSLSAAMVAAIAHPLVERGVRIGVLAGTAYLFTKEAVQCGAIVEQFQTQAVSCNGIVQLCTGPGHVINCANTPFSESFKQERRRLYREGTPPREITAKLEGLLMGRSRIAAKGQGRSDNGTLCNLDEQEQLNRGVYMMGQVAALRRTVGSIPGLHRDLSEGPTELMQRYAEKPKQRPSRNTEIPIAIVGAACLLPGAHTVEDFWRNMLGKVSSIREIPKERFDWRLYFDEDRDAPDRIYSRWGTFIDKMPFDPVRYGIPPHSLTSISVVQLLTLEACRRALDDAGFAESGFDRENTAVVLGTDGMADLYHGYITRAMLPSLLPGSLEDVYRRLPDWTEESFPGSLSNVAAGRVANRLDLRGPNYSVDAACASSLAALQLGMRELERGDSNVAVVVGAEFEQNPYGYLAFSKTRALSPTGRARPFDKNADGIVIGEGVVALVLRRLEDAEREGDRVYAVIRSVAGSSDGRAMGLTAPRSEGQQLAMQRAYKRCGLSPSSLGMYEAHGTGTAVGDKAELTTISSILSSAGANSGQCVLGSAKGLIGHTKSAAGLAGVLKAALALHHKTLPPHAPIDSPLPDILQPESPVRVLEDAQAWVTPQDEPRRAGVSAFGFGGTNFHAVLEEYTGSLATPTMGGDLWPIEIFLFGAKDIGGLQQQLYEVQMAIRRNPRFPIGDLAASVCPRQGHHSAHRIGFLASDMEELATALQAAEELLLTGKTTPAAKVFYGTGEGQGSMAFVFPGQGSQYPGMGSQLGVYSPEMRRAYNDIQAFSTPIADQVKRALLPPKVFDETARRDLENAVKATDVAQPALAIVILGMLELTRRLGINPAVVAGHSFGEFAALHAAGAVSREAFLTLSEARGHALAEAAREAKGTMAAVDCSREEIEVWLKDLPGLTLANHNTPKQCVVSGSNATIENALVEFANRGVAAKRLAVGAAFHSPAMSPAAAKVRTAIEKADVRSPQMVVTSNVSAAPYSKEASAVRELLGQHLESKVEFVAQIEAMYAAGTRVFVEVGPKSVLSGLIARILGEREHLAISLDGNGGGLRGLLMGVAQLFSHGISMNFDALFEGRLVQKIKLEEILEPAPDRWYIDGGRVWAATEPHGYIGEEPLLTAETRDEARSVVPPASEFSGNSALQAYSEYQKTMRSFLESQEHALETFLDGLNGVRSEPSLRRTSIEETTPLTLSTSASKVVPVTTPAATAPSSDSMELTLSNLTALFTRLLAERSGYEPELILPELDLETELGIDSIKRIEVLATAEGQLPASVQESFRRSMDRLTQTRSIHELAKAVLAMEVQTEESTPISESDNICPRLVMRAHPAPLIEDGENRLSGLYLLTEDTCGIADTVCSLLRSHGADAVTIDSEVLSDPKKLRGYIEANATKFGPVQGILHLTPLDCEDREATLAQWQIESQKTVEGLFHLLQASGEQVAVAIALTGFGGLWGRDKCGPGLLGTATGGAHGVLRTFAAETGALTRVIDIDRKLPPEKIATLVIDELLYGSADTCEIGYYDGKRLAFMPEPEEVDRQSAGWKPTAGSVILLTGGARGITALAAESLAAPGVHLVLVGREAIDESTITGREKIETLHRLRELGGLPEYHAIDVCSETEFGSFIDVLYQRFGKIDGVIHGAGRIADKLIRDKSTKSFREIFATKADSTFILRTRLRPDHLKLVVLFASISGRFGNLGQADYAAGNEVLNRLAWNMATAWPDTHVTSINWGPWKDSGMASSAVLRLLEARGIHPISKVAGNNFLLTEINGGQAVEVIAGTGPWMATGLAPEEGLSFAEEDQRESV, encoded by the coding sequence ATGGAATCGCTTGCGACAGACATCGGTCTGGCCGATGTGCCTCATTGGTACGTGATCGCACAATGGAGACCCGAAGATGCATTGCCAACGTCTTTGCCACAGCGAAAGACCTGGCTGGAGATTACTGCGGCTGCCGATGTTCAGCGTCTGAGGGCTTCAGGCATCGTGCCGGATGGATGGCTCGCACGCGGCGCGGAGAGTGGTGGCCTCTGCGGAGCGGAGTCTACGTTTGTGCTTGCACAGACACTGGCTCAGCAGGAACTTCCCTTCCTTTTGCAGGGAGGACTGGGTATCCGCGGATGCGTTGCCTCCCGCGTCGCCGGCGCCGCCGGAGCAGTCCTGGACGATGCATTGCTGCTATTGAACGAATCGCCTGTAGGTACCTTGTACGGACCTTCGCTGCGGCGCATGAGCGGGGAAGATACAGCAGTGGTCGGCGAAGAGTTGGGATTGCGTGTGCGCATCCCGAACCGGCCCGAGTTGCAGGCTGGCCAGGCCCTGCAGGAATCTGCCTCTCAAATTTCGATTGAGGAAAGACCGGACGAGCGGGCGACAAGGTGGGCCGCTGAAGTTCGTTCGAAGATCGGTTGGGCCGATGCGCAAAATCAGGCGTGGCCAGTAGGTCAGGCTGTGGGCCTGGCAAAGATCTATGAGACTCGATATCGGACAACGGGGAGACTGATTCAAGCCGCGATATCCGCTACCTCTGATGCGTGCCTCGAAGCAATCGCTAGCGCCCGTGCCCTGGCTCCGGAGAATGCCCTGGCGAAGACGCATCGCACGCATTACCCCGTGGTTCAGGGACCGATGACGCGAGTCAGCGACACTCAACGCTTCGCCGCCGCAGTTAGCGATGCGGGCGCATTGCCCCTGGTTGCGTTGGCTATGTTACGCGGCGAGGAGGCTGAGGCGCTGCTTCGATCCTGCGCAGAAACGTTGGGCGATGCAAGCTGGGGCGCCGGCATCCTTGCATTCCTGCCGGCTGAGTTGCGCAAACAACAGATGGACGCGATAGCGCGGATTCGGCCGCCATTCGCTCTCCTGGCCGGAGGCTTTCCCGAGCAGGTGCATTCACTGGATGCTCAAGGAACAACCACTTATCTTCATGCGCCGTCGCCTGCGTTGTTGAGCAGCTTCCTTATCCAAGGAGCGCGACGTTTTGTCCTTGAGGGGGCTGAGTGCGGCGGTCATGCGGGACCTCTTCACAGCCTTCCTTTATGGGAGCTGGCGATAGAAACCCTGCTTACCCAGATGCCCGCTGATGCAGCGGAAAGCGTTCATACCTTGTTCGCCGGAGGTATTCACGACTCTCTTTCCGCGGCGATGGTAGCGGCGATCGCTCATCCACTGGTCGAGCGTGGCGTGCGCATCGGTGTATTGGCAGGGACGGCCTATCTGTTTACCAAAGAAGCGGTACAGTGCGGTGCAATCGTGGAACAGTTCCAGACGCAGGCCGTTTCATGCAACGGAATTGTGCAGTTGTGCACCGGCCCCGGCCATGTTATCAACTGTGCGAACACACCCTTTAGCGAGAGTTTCAAGCAGGAACGAAGAAGGCTGTATCGCGAGGGCACGCCGCCGCGAGAGATCACCGCAAAACTCGAAGGTCTCCTTATGGGCCGGTCGCGCATCGCAGCCAAAGGACAGGGCAGGAGTGACAATGGCACGCTGTGCAACCTGGACGAACAGGAACAATTGAATCGCGGCGTTTATATGATGGGCCAGGTAGCAGCGCTGCGGAGGACGGTCGGTAGCATCCCGGGGCTTCATCGCGATCTGAGTGAAGGCCCAACAGAGCTGATGCAGCGCTATGCCGAAAAGCCAAAACAACGGCCTTCCAGAAATACAGAGATACCGATCGCCATTGTCGGTGCTGCATGTCTTTTACCGGGCGCGCACACGGTGGAAGACTTCTGGCGCAACATGCTGGGCAAAGTTTCCAGCATTCGCGAGATTCCGAAAGAGCGCTTTGACTGGCGACTCTACTTCGACGAAGACCGAGATGCACCGGATCGAATCTATTCACGCTGGGGCACGTTTATTGACAAGATGCCTTTCGACCCGGTGCGGTATGGGATCCCACCACACTCTTTGACCTCGATTTCGGTAGTGCAATTACTGACTCTGGAAGCATGCCGGCGCGCGCTGGACGATGCGGGCTTCGCCGAGAGCGGCTTCGATCGTGAGAATACGGCTGTAGTCCTGGGCACTGACGGTATGGCCGATCTCTATCACGGTTACATCACGCGCGCGATGCTCCCTTCCCTGCTTCCAGGTTCGCTAGAAGATGTCTACCGAAGATTGCCGGATTGGACAGAGGAGAGCTTTCCAGGATCGCTGAGTAATGTCGCAGCAGGACGAGTTGCAAACCGGCTCGATCTTCGCGGCCCTAACTACTCGGTAGACGCGGCATGCGCCTCGTCCCTGGCAGCCCTCCAACTGGGAATGCGCGAGTTGGAGCGTGGCGACTCGAATGTTGCTGTAGTGGTCGGAGCGGAGTTCGAGCAAAATCCCTACGGCTATCTGGCCTTCAGCAAGACAAGAGCTCTTTCGCCAACAGGGCGTGCAAGGCCCTTCGACAAGAATGCCGATGGCATTGTGATCGGCGAAGGTGTGGTGGCTTTGGTGTTGCGCAGATTGGAGGACGCGGAACGCGAGGGGGATCGGGTATACGCTGTCATTCGTTCTGTCGCTGGATCGAGCGATGGCCGCGCAATGGGATTGACTGCACCGCGGTCAGAAGGACAGCAACTCGCCATGCAGCGGGCGTATAAACGTTGCGGATTAAGCCCATCCAGCCTTGGCATGTATGAGGCACACGGTACAGGCACGGCTGTCGGCGATAAGGCGGAGTTAACAACGATCTCCTCCATTCTGAGCTCTGCTGGCGCCAATTCTGGGCAATGCGTTCTGGGATCGGCAAAGGGGCTGATCGGACACACGAAGTCAGCAGCCGGTTTGGCGGGGGTCTTGAAGGCCGCTCTGGCACTGCACCACAAGACATTGCCACCACATGCCCCAATCGATTCGCCCTTACCAGACATCTTGCAGCCTGAATCTCCAGTCCGCGTATTGGAGGATGCTCAGGCGTGGGTAACCCCTCAAGACGAACCTCGACGCGCTGGTGTCAGCGCATTTGGTTTCGGCGGGACTAACTTTCACGCCGTACTGGAGGAATACACCGGCTCACTGGCAACACCGACGATGGGTGGCGATCTGTGGCCAATTGAGATCTTCCTGTTCGGGGCCAAGGATATAGGAGGACTTCAACAGCAACTATATGAAGTCCAGATGGCCATTCGTCGAAACCCCAGATTCCCGATAGGGGATCTTGCGGCAAGTGTATGTCCAAGGCAAGGCCATCACAGCGCTCATCGGATCGGATTCCTGGCAAGCGACATGGAAGAGCTTGCGACCGCATTGCAGGCCGCGGAAGAACTACTGCTCACGGGTAAGACAACTCCTGCGGCCAAGGTGTTCTATGGCACTGGAGAAGGGCAGGGTTCCATGGCCTTTGTCTTTCCAGGACAGGGATCTCAGTATCCGGGCATGGGATCTCAGTTGGGTGTGTATTCGCCGGAGATGCGTCGCGCCTACAATGACATCCAGGCGTTCTCAACGCCCATCGCCGATCAAGTCAAGCGCGCTCTTTTACCTCCAAAAGTATTCGATGAGACAGCCAGGCGCGATCTGGAGAATGCAGTTAAGGCAACTGATGTCGCACAGCCAGCACTTGCAATTGTCATCTTGGGAATGCTCGAGCTTACTAGACGGCTGGGCATAAACCCTGCAGTTGTAGCTGGTCACAGCTTTGGGGAGTTCGCCGCACTCCACGCAGCGGGCGCGGTCTCACGAGAGGCATTCCTCACTTTGAGCGAAGCGCGAGGCCACGCATTGGCTGAAGCCGCAAGGGAAGCGAAGGGAACGATGGCCGCCGTCGACTGCTCCCGCGAAGAGATCGAGGTATGGCTCAAAGATCTTCCAGGCTTGACGCTGGCAAATCACAACACACCGAAGCAGTGCGTTGTGTCAGGCAGCAATGCGACTATCGAAAACGCCTTGGTCGAATTTGCGAATCGGGGTGTCGCCGCCAAGCGCCTGGCGGTTGGAGCTGCGTTTCACTCTCCCGCAATGTCGCCAGCCGCAGCTAAAGTCCGTACGGCCATCGAGAAGGCTGACGTACGTTCGCCGCAGATGGTAGTGACCTCCAACGTCTCCGCCGCTCCCTATTCCAAAGAGGCTTCAGCCGTTCGCGAATTGCTGGGCCAACATCTCGAAAGCAAGGTAGAGTTTGTTGCGCAGATCGAAGCAATGTATGCCGCCGGAACGAGGGTCTTCGTTGAGGTTGGGCCTAAGTCTGTATTGAGTGGGCTTATCGCCCGCATTCTTGGGGAACGTGAGCATTTGGCCATCTCTCTCGACGGCAACGGTGGCGGTCTGCGAGGACTCCTTATGGGCGTTGCGCAGTTGTTCAGTCATGGCATTTCTATGAACTTCGACGCTTTATTTGAAGGCCGGCTGGTTCAGAAGATTAAACTCGAAGAGATTCTCGAACCTGCGCCTGACCGTTGGTACATCGATGGTGGCCGAGTATGGGCGGCAACGGAGCCCCACGGCTACATAGGGGAGGAGCCATTACTGACGGCAGAAACCCGGGACGAGGCACGGTCCGTCGTTCCGCCTGCCTCAGAGTTCTCCGGAAACAGTGCGCTGCAAGCTTACAGTGAATACCAGAAGACCATGAGATCGTTCCTGGAATCTCAGGAACATGCTCTTGAGACGTTCCTTGATGGCTTAAACGGAGTCAGATCAGAACCATCCCTGCGACGGACCTCCATTGAGGAGACCACTCCGCTTACCTTAAGCACGAGCGCTTCCAAAGTAGTACCTGTAACGACTCCAGCAGCAACAGCCCCTTCCTCCGATTCCATGGAGCTGACTTTATCGAATCTGACGGCTCTCTTCACGCGGCTTCTGGCTGAGCGCTCAGGATACGAGCCGGAGCTCATTCTTCCTGAATTGGACCTCGAAACTGAGCTAGGCATCGATTCCATTAAGCGCATTGAGGTTTTAGCGACTGCAGAGGGACAACTTCCTGCTTCCGTGCAGGAGAGCTTCCGGCGAAGTATGGATCGACTGACTCAGACTCGCTCAATCCATGAGCTGGCAAAGGCTGTGCTTGCCATGGAAGTACAGACGGAGGAATCAACCCCCATATCAGAATCCGATAACATTTGTCCCCGTTTGGTCATGCGTGCGCATCCTGCTCCGCTTATTGAAGACGGGGAAAACCGCTTAAGCGGGTTGTATCTCCTCACAGAAGACACCTGCGGCATCGCGGACACCGTTTGTTCGTTGTTGCGTTCACATGGAGCAGATGCCGTCACAATCGATAGCGAGGTGCTCTCAGACCCGAAGAAACTGCGCGGATACATCGAAGCGAACGCGACCAAATTCGGGCCTGTTCAAGGCATCTTGCACCTCACTCCGCTTGATTGCGAAGACCGAGAAGCGACGCTTGCGCAATGGCAGATCGAATCTCAAAAAACGGTCGAAGGCCTTTTTCATCTTTTGCAGGCGAGCGGTGAACAAGTAGCGGTGGCAATCGCGCTCACCGGATTCGGCGGGCTTTGGGGCAGAGACAAGTGCGGTCCCGGCCTGCTCGGGACTGCGACGGGAGGCGCTCATGGCGTCCTCAGAACCTTTGCTGCTGAGACAGGCGCGCTGACAAGAGTCATTGATATCGATAGAAAGCTTCCTCCCGAGAAGATTGCAACGCTCGTAATCGATGAGCTTTTATATGGAAGCGCTGACACCTGCGAGATCGGATACTACGACGGGAAGCGCCTCGCTTTTATGCCCGAACCGGAAGAGGTGGATCGACAAAGCGCAGGCTGGAAACCCACCGCCGGGTCAGTCATCCTGTTGACAGGTGGAGCACGCGGTATCACCGCGCTGGCTGCCGAAAGCCTGGCCGCTCCCGGAGTACACCTGGTGCTTGTGGGTCGCGAGGCCATCGATGAAAGCACAATAACCGGTCGCGAAAAAATCGAGACACTCCATAGACTTCGCGAGCTTGGCGGTCTGCCGGAGTATCATGCGATTGACGTTTGTTCCGAGACTGAGTTCGGAAGCTTCATCGACGTTCTGTATCAACGCTTTGGAAAGATCGATGGCGTGATCCACGGTGCAGGCAGGATCGCGGACAAGCTCATACGCGACAAATCCACCAAATCTTTCAGAGAGATCTTTGCAACAAAAGCGGACAGCACCTTTATCCTGCGAACTCGGCTGCGACCCGATCATCTCAAGCTGGTAGTACTGTTCGCATCGATCTCTGGGCGCTTTGGCAACTTAGGGCAAGCGGACTACGCCGCAGGCAATGAAGTCCTTAATCGTCTTGCCTGGAACATGGCCACTGCATGGCCGGATACCCATGTGACTTCGATTAATTGGGGACCTTGGAAGGACTCTGGCATGGCCTCTTCCGCAGTACTACGTTTGCTCGAAGCGAGGGGAATCCATCCTATCTCTAAAGTCGCAGGAAACAATTTTCTGCTGACTGAGATAAACGGAGGTCAAGCAGTCGAGGTTATCGCTGGCACTGGCCCCTGGATGGCAACGGGACTTGCGCCGGAAGAAGGCCTTTCATTCGCTGAAGAAGACCAACGGGAGAGCGTATGA
- a CDS encoding ChbG/HpnK family deacetylase, which produces MTLLLIHADDFGLTEGVTKGILRAMQEGIVTATSAMVCDPLHFERVKEHCDSLEGRIGLHLQLTDGRPVLDAAENPSLVDKSGCFARHRDQLGDILPDDLLTEWRAQLARFRTLGFEPSHLDTHHSVHVLPVVLEVYQQLARETGLPVRGDENGLNSELRRRGFIAATRYTFLTETLYRSPIALRRALAAYRRLGLGEGDSLEIGCHPGFVDAELAAQSRYVEPRAVELQLLCSAELRGYLGELGYELAEPALLRRVCPSTEESDSGRVQEMAAEKSH; this is translated from the coding sequence ATGACATTGCTGCTCATCCATGCCGACGACTTTGGCCTGACGGAAGGTGTCACGAAGGGCATTCTCCGTGCGATGCAGGAAGGGATTGTGACCGCAACCAGCGCAATGGTCTGCGACCCACTTCACTTCGAGAGGGTGAAGGAACATTGCGACAGCCTGGAGGGTCGCATCGGCCTTCACCTTCAACTCACTGACGGGCGCCCTGTCCTTGACGCTGCGGAGAACCCCAGTCTGGTGGACAAGAGCGGTTGCTTTGCCCGCCATCGCGATCAGCTTGGAGACATCCTTCCAGACGATCTTCTCACAGAGTGGCGTGCCCAACTCGCCCGCTTTCGTACCCTCGGCTTTGAGCCAAGCCATCTCGATACACACCACAGCGTACACGTTCTCCCTGTCGTGCTTGAGGTCTATCAGCAACTCGCGCGAGAGACAGGCCTGCCGGTGCGCGGAGATGAGAATGGCCTCAATTCCGAATTGCGCCGCCGCGGGTTTATTGCTGCGACGCGCTATACGTTTCTTACCGAGACGCTGTACCGTTCTCCCATCGCTCTGCGTCGCGCACTCGCAGCGTACCGGCGGCTGGGTCTGGGGGAAGGAGACTCCCTTGAGATAGGCTGCCATCCGGGATTTGTGGACGCGGAACTCGCTGCCCAGTCCAGGTATGTTGAGCCCCGGGCTGTCGAACTTCAGCTCCTTTGCTCCGCAGAGTTGCGAGGCTACCTTGGTGAACTTGGCTATGAACTCGCCGAGCCTGCCCTGCTACGGCGCGTATGCCCCTCTACTGAGGAGAGTGATTCCGGGAGAGTACAGGAGATGGCTGCGGAAAAGAGTCATTAA